From the genome of Astyanax mexicanus isolate ESR-SI-001 chromosome 3, AstMex3_surface, whole genome shotgun sequence:
CACTCAGTGGTAATTCCTTTATGGAACCCATGGTGTGCTATTTcatcaggacaatgcttgtccacatactgctgccatctcgaGAGTttaccttgaagacacagatgctatgctaTGGTCAGCCACATTGACAGATCTATCccctgaataaaaatatattggaAGCTATTTGATgcactatcaacactccacccctactaAAAAATCTGAAGTGATATTCaggctgcatgggatggattattgcaggacaccatgaggaacctctacaactcgaTGCTGGGACTGATTCCACTATTTCCGTATGTGTATCAATATTTCTCAATATCGGTAAATATGAACAAGTTTCCCATATGAGTCTACGTTATTTATAACTGGTTGTTTCCGGTTATCTTTATCTTCTTcccaaatagcattgcaatctgacacttccttctttGTGCAACaatttctttgatgatgagtgtattgcCAATCTGTTTCTGTAATGGTAATAATGTGATTCTTCTTTGTCATGTTGTTCACTTCTTATTGCGTATATTTATACTACTCTGTGTTATGTAACTGTATATTACACTTACCCGTCCTTGCAATGTCAGAAACAGCTTAGCAGAGTTGTAGCGTGTTGTAACACAGTAAGGCCTTCACACACTCGTGCAGTAGAGCTCAGTTAGATGTGTGTGTCTCGTCTCGCTGTGACGGTAGCTTCGCTTCAGCACCCGAGAGCTTATTTTCAGGAGGAGAGAAACAAGCGAAAGATGAGAATAACTTCAGTGATAAAGGAGTAGTTTGTCATAAAATCAAATTTACAGAATTTCCTATCCTGAATGCAGTCTGTCAACACAGACCTGTTTGGTATCAAAACTTATGCAACAatcttttaatcattttatacAGTGACTTACCACGCACACAACGTGCGATACAGATTACATTATTGGAGTGCAATGGACTACTAAAAAACAATGTATCaaaatatatcatttatttaatgGTCCGTATATAATCTGTATACAGAAAGTAAGCTGCAAAAAACGCTTGTTTTAGTTGATCATGATTGTGAGGTCACACCAAAGAACAAAGATTCATAAGTCAGTTTAGCTCCACTCCTTCAACCCACACCTACTGCAGTGTAGGTCAGCCCATGGCGCCATAcaggttagccaatcagagcagtgCTTATTAACATATCTTACTCCTATCATTTTAACTGGTAGAGAAAAGGTTCAGAGTTATGTGCACCCAATTATTTAAGAGCGACCATTGTGCTGTTGAAATCTCCAAAGTCTTCACATTCACTTCAAAGGCCTTGACTTTAcgttatctttatttatttatttattttatttatttattacattttgtctttaatatttttttttaatagacttCACTTGCCAGACCGTACAGTATGTATATGTAAATTTTGTTTCTTAGATTTTCTGAgaaccaatttatttatttatctctacGCATTCAGATGATTACAGTTtagactagggctgcacaatattgaaaaaaaaaacagtgggatattttgttgttctgtgatatatgttataaattgcaatatttaaagaaaacaggAATTTTAACACATTTCACAAGAAGTCAATGATTCCAACACATCATGTTATTAATAATCCAATCTGTGCATCAAtttttagagtaaaataaattatattaggtAAATACTATCGATTATCCGATTATCTTTatgtaaaatgagaacagtgtgaatttttctttgtattaaaaATCAGAACATAtaacagaacataaaaaaatatatatatatagacattgcACAGAACACTGCACTTTCTGCAATGTGAATATAGCACACATGTACAGTGCAATATCGATgccaaaacaatatattgtgcagcccaaaTAAGGCCCACACATTTATCTTCTTAAATGAGACACAGTACAATAAAAATTGATCAGAACTTTTTAGTTTATTCACATAACAGAAAGAGACCTGTTAAACATGGTTTTGTAAAAATGAAATACTGTTTAAGTtcataaacacacaaatattacAATTGATGagcaagtaaaaaaagaaaagaaaaagatacaattagaatgtaaattaaaatcacacaattaaaaaaatcttactGGAGGCAAATAACAGAGCAGATTAATGCATTGTTTTGCACCctacacaatttaaaaaagtacaaattcaCTGCATACAAATCTTTGATTACTTTCCAACCTTCAATCAAACATTGAGGATGTTTAAGTGAAGGTAGTTTTTTAATTAATCACGTTTACCACGTTTGTGCTTATAAACAACATGTGACATTATTCCTGTATAAACATGTGACAACAGCCTGAATAAAACTCCAGGCCAACTGATGAGCAGCCACCTATCAGCCTCACACAAAggccaaaatacaaaatactacaTTCACTTCCTCAATGTTCTTATGTGCAATTACACTATGAAAACACAGTTAACATTAATTTCTGCTCTGACAAATAAAAGAATGCACACAGTTCTGAGTTTTGGTTTCATGATCCAGTTCTACATGTTGCTCATCACGTACAGCTTGTAAACAGTGAACATTCGCTTGTGACCTCTTAATGCATACAAGTGGTCTCCAAACCTTTTGCTGCTGAATGAATGacagtgaataaatgaataaataaatataaaataaataaacagacaaataaataaatagtttcttTGTGCATTAAATAAAGTACACCTACACTGCATATGTACACATCTGTATACATGAATGCTTTGTTGTGCTTACTTAAATAATCAAACTGGTTTAAATGCTAGTATAAAAACAAACCTATAAAAAGGCAGTAATTAATCCTTTGAACCCCTGGATTAATATTTAGTTATTATTCATAAGACTTGTTACTCAGTAACTACTATGCAGTATTCGATCATTATGAAATATTTGCATATTATTCAGTTGTTGATTAGCAACTGTAACTAGGCCCAGTGACCTCTGACAAGCTTTCAGGTCTTTATAATATACGACAAAGCTGTGCATGAACGTAAAACAGATCTCAGAGTCAGATCTCGCCACATTTTTGCAAAGCATTTGCTTTAAAGTGTCATTTTATGAGGTGGAATGTATGTACAGATCTAAGCTAAAGCTGGTCAGACTTTGCTATGGACACTGGTATCCTTACTCACTGTGCACTTGCACATTGATGCTTATTTGCCTATATATGATCAACCACAGCTGgcaatattacagtattacagttcaCATGTGGTTAAAATGTAGCTTTTTTGGTTGCATTTTTATTATGCAGCCACAGATATGTGCAAACCATCTGTTGGTCTACCACTATAGTAATTAGACTAATTTtaataaaaagacataaaaacagatGTGGATAGGAAAAGCATCACAGTGCAAAACATAAACAGTGTGTTTGTCAGTTTTTGAAATATCACTTGCTAATCAAACTACAAATCAGTTTCTATTGTGtgatttctctgtgtttttaaatAGACCGGACTGACCAACTGCTCAGCCTAATGAACTCTCCTCACATGCCATAGTTGACCTGATGGACACAAGTTTGTCAGAGGTAACAATAGGGCGGGGTTTAGAGAAGATGCATATCTGTTCTTACAGgttcaaaaaacaaataaaaatgttaaaaataaatattacataataaatataaataaataaataataacttatTGTTGCATAAAATTCTCTAggcaggtgtgagtgtgtgagaagcTTATTGGCTAATTGAAGAGAGTGTATGGATGTGGCGCAAGCTGCGGAAAACATCCTGACCAAAGCTCTGGAGCTGCTGCAGCACAAGGTGAGTGGCCACCTGGACCTCATAGTCACCGGTCAGACGAGAGGAGAGGCTAGAGGACTGGATTTGTGGCTCAGATGGTGTGATATGGGCCTGCTGCTGTACCTGAATACAAACAAACAACTTTTATTACATAGAGTTAACCCCTTACACTCCATACATAGCTGATTAATCTCATCTCTAATTCATTTAAACATTGAACAGTTTCGTAGTTGACACTAATCTAGTAGATACATAGcaagtaataaatattttattaaaagtaaatatagttATTATATGCATAGAGTGAAGACTAAATGATACATAGTAAATCATAAATAATATGTAACAGGTACTCAATAATTGAcattaaatactgaataatttgcagtggctagtaaaaaaaatcctattagtaatatatactaaataattcatagtagatacatgGTAGATCATTTGTTGTCAAGAGTCTTCGTCTGAAAATTAAAACCCACCTTGTTGACCTGGGCAGACAGGTCTCTGAGGTCTGCCTGGAGAGTGGTCAGTTTTTCTGCGCACTTCAGCTTTTCTTTCACTTCTTGAATGAGGTGCTGATGCAGCTGCAGGCCTTCAGTGATGTGGTTCAGACTCATCTCCTAAAATAGCAGAAACAGACCCTTCTATTGACAAACCGCTATGTAGAGTTTATGTCTGAGTCCATAGAAAAGCACTATACCAATAGGAAAAGCTGAAATGAACAGAATTGGTTGGTTTTACTCTGAGAACAGTGAGGGATCTTACCAGTGTGTATGTGTCTGAGATGGGGGAGAGTCTGGGGGATGCAGGAATGGCCAACACTGCTGTTAAATACTCCAGATTCTTTACTTCGGCAGTGGACTCCAGACTGAGACCCtataaacaccaacaatcaggcTATGAATACATCACAGAACCTAAACTGTAGGCTTATTTTgtcatatatataataaatatccaTTGGTAAtttaatttatcttaaaatgtaaacACATGGTAAAGAACAACTGCTAGATTTACAATGTCAAAAGGTCAAAAATCGGCAAATATATATACCAatgtagtttctgaatcagcttctctgattttgctatttataggtatatgtttcagacctcaaataatgcaaagaaaacaagttcacaattataaagttttaagagttcagaaataaaaatttggtttttaatcacagttttcatgcatcttgatatgttctcctccaccagttttacacactgcttttggataactttatgccactcctggtgtaaaaaattcgagcagttcagcttgatttgatggcttgtgatcatccatcttcctcttgatgatattccagaggttttcaatttggtaaattgaTATATAAATCATATGCAGATTTTTTACCTTTTGACAGAGTAAATCTTGTTTATGTGGAAACATGTTTTACCTCATTGGCAATGCAGGACTGATGCACTGTGGGAATTTCACTGAGCAGCTTCTTGGTTAAGCTCTTGGCGAGCTCCACATGTTGAGGAAATTCGGTCTGCAGGGTGAGATGGACCGGAGCTGAGATGGTCATGGCCAGGAGAGAACAGAGAAGAGATAGAACTgtggaaagagaagaagagacacATTCAAAAACACATCCAGCCAACAATGAAGCCCAATATGATGTTCCACAGAAAACTCTAACATAGCTCTATTATAACCATTAGTATTATGTCTAAAAGTCCAGTTAGCCTAACTAACACTGAATATCAGCTGCTTCAGGAGGAGAAAAGTAACGAAATAAAGCGTCACTTACTGATGAGAGAGCCCATAGTCCTTCTGTAGTGTGTTACTGAGGCCTTCCTGTGCTCTGTTCTGAGTTTGCTTTGGTGCTGATGGTTTGGTGTGCAGAGGCTCTATTTAATGCCCTGATGAGGTGAGGTAATAGGAAATCAGGGAAATACTGAGTGTTGCAACAGGGCAGGATGAGTGGTGAAGGGATTATTTACATGATGCACAAAACACGTTTAAATAGGGTTATACTTCAATCAAAGGGGCTCATACTTCAATTAAGGGCCCCCCTTTTTGTGACCCACAAAAAAAGGGGGCTCATGTAGAGATTCCATTACATaaaagcacagacacacacacacacattacaagtAAGATGTGGGCACTTTTTTAACTTGCCCTCTTGTTTAAGATCTCATACTTCATAGatgctttatttaattttctttattaagtTTTAGCCTCCAGCACATGCCAGGCTCCATTAAGGGTTTCATCATGTAAGGAAgaaagacacatacacacacactcacacacacacacaaggacgtCATTATTAGATCTACTTCCTTCTTAGAAAGCGTCAGTAGACAAGCCCAGCCTGCCATCTTTCTCAATCCGGGAtttccttttaaaaataaagaaacctcCCCTTTTACACTTCACTCACCTAATTTAACACAGAATATACTAGAAAATTCTACAAGTGGCAATAGTCCTGAATACACTGTTCACACACATTTGGGCA
Proteins encoded in this window:
- the LOC103038265 gene encoding uncharacterized protein LOC103038265 encodes the protein MGSLIILSLLCSLLAMTISAPVHLTLQTEFPQHVELAKSLTKKLLSEIPTVHQSCIANEGLSLESTAEVKNLEYLTAVLAIPASPRLSPISDTYTLEMSLNHITEGLQLHQHLIQEVKEKLKCAEKLTTLQADLRDLSAQVNKVQQQAHITPSEPQIQSSSLSSRLTGDYEVQVATHLVLQQLQSFGQDVFRSLRHIHTLSSISQ